From bacterium, the proteins below share one genomic window:
- a CDS encoding VWA domain-containing protein, with product ELPFDSREKRNIILALDVSRSMEAQDFISSWGITTRMQGVQRVTSAFIENRRADRIGLVLFGSHAFLQSPLTADHNFLRTLLVDLRPGVAGDGTAIGEGIGTALKHIQALPADTKAVILITDGVNTSGTIEPIKAARIASNLGVRVYTIGIGSTEGAFLPSVRGIPLSQRVSAGFDESALRRISEITGAQYYFASNEDELNRIYEEIESLERTEVDIPPAPVTTQELAQPLLFASLLLFLVHFLLSQTLLKVLP from the coding sequence GAGCTCCCTTTTGATAGTAGAGAGAAGCGGAATATTATCCTCGCCTTGGATGTATCGAGAAGTATGGAAGCGCAAGACTTCATCTCTAGCTGGGGCATAACGACCCGAATGCAAGGCGTTCAGCGAGTGACATCTGCTTTCATTGAAAACCGCCGAGCGGATCGAATCGGTCTTGTTCTTTTCGGTTCACATGCCTTTCTTCAGTCGCCGCTGACGGCTGATCATAATTTCCTCAGGACGCTACTCGTCGATCTCCGCCCTGGGGTCGCTGGAGATGGGACTGCAATCGGAGAAGGAATTGGAACAGCCCTGAAGCATATTCAGGCGCTGCCGGCCGATACAAAAGCCGTAATTCTAATCACAGATGGAGTCAACACGTCAGGAACCATCGAGCCGATCAAAGCAGCACGAATAGCGAGCAATCTGGGAGTGCGGGTCTACACCATCGGGATCGGTTCGACGGAAGGAGCTTTTCTGCCGTCGGTTCGAGGAATCCCTCTCTCCCAAAGAGTCTCAGCTGGCTTTGATGAATCTGCTCTTCGTCGAATTTCTGAGATCACTGGTGCGCAATACTATTTTGCAAGCAATGAAGATGAGTTGAATCGGATATATGAAGAGATAGAATCTTTAGAAAGGACAGAGGTGGACATCCCGCCAGCGCCTGTGACCACCCAAGAGCTAGCGCAGCCCCTGCTCTTTGCAAGTCTTCTGCTCTTCCTCGTGCACTTCCTGTTAAGTCAGACTCTTCTCAAGGTGCTGCCATGA
- a CDS encoding VWA domain-containing protein, with translation MNESQVFRPEFEFLAPENLWFLPLVIALFFMGKLLAGKRGLARRQMGFSFTTDLMLCRIVPPLIAFLLIFALLRPSIGTTIQKFRQDTHSLFIALDLSRSMLAEDVSPNRLVSAKRAITDLLSNIEQLSGDIRVSIILFSGSAVTFCPLTSDLEILRMYAREISPELFSSRGTSLLALKRIIEEKKTSLDLKTFTVALFSDGEFSDYEQFSDMEMLGNDISLFTYGIGKHEGVPIPLGDGALQKNRYGDIVITKLEPDSLKTIANNSGGVYVELNSFLRPFSPLLAHIENQMRENTETSEQHHSVKYEIFHYAIWGVLLVVGFLSLIPLRSGILVLCFCLSSIFCIEPVQADSSELRSALDAYAEKDYENALRHLRLQSNRSSRDIHQQEVLGATLFRLEKYQEAGEVFRSIAAESETGRTIAQALYNAGNSYLAEQRAEDAIQAYEEALAIHPDDEKALHNLELAKALKEQQEEQTQQSKDDEQNNQEQSQENAKNEEQRSNSEEQPSSDNNPQQDQSTNQQEESGEREEHGSENQSEEPSPQEQRQEQQANQEGTTDQNENQEGMEIANATEESEQDLDAMRNGARLWLDSLPQAPILLPLHKDEMTKGGQEW, from the coding sequence ATGAACGAGAGTCAAGTATTTCGTCCTGAATTTGAGTTTCTCGCACCAGAGAATCTGTGGTTTTTGCCGCTCGTTATTGCTCTTTTCTTTATGGGCAAACTTTTGGCTGGCAAAAGGGGGCTGGCAAGACGTCAGATGGGCTTTTCTTTCACCACGGATTTAATGCTCTGTCGCATAGTGCCGCCACTCATAGCTTTTCTCCTGATATTCGCGCTCCTTCGACCTTCGATTGGAACCACCATTCAAAAATTTCGACAAGACACACACTCGCTGTTTATCGCGCTCGATTTAAGCCGCTCTATGCTAGCGGAAGACGTTTCACCGAATCGACTTGTGAGTGCGAAGAGAGCAATTACCGATCTTTTGAGTAACATAGAGCAATTATCTGGAGATATTCGCGTAAGTATTATTCTCTTCTCTGGAAGCGCAGTCACATTCTGTCCCCTCACCTCGGATCTTGAGATTCTGAGAATGTACGCCCGAGAAATCTCCCCAGAGCTATTCTCCTCGAGAGGGACATCGTTGCTTGCGCTTAAGCGAATAATTGAAGAGAAAAAGACGAGCCTGGATCTTAAGACCTTTACCGTAGCACTTTTTTCAGATGGTGAGTTCTCCGATTATGAACAGTTTAGCGATATGGAGATGCTCGGAAATGACATTTCTCTATTTACGTATGGAATTGGTAAGCACGAGGGAGTTCCTATTCCTCTTGGCGATGGCGCTCTTCAAAAGAATCGATACGGTGATATCGTTATCACGAAACTGGAACCCGATTCGTTAAAAACAATAGCCAACAACAGCGGCGGAGTATATGTGGAGCTGAATTCTTTTTTGCGCCCTTTCTCTCCGCTCTTAGCGCACATAGAGAATCAGATGCGGGAGAATACAGAAACATCTGAGCAACACCACTCGGTAAAATATGAGATCTTTCACTATGCGATTTGGGGAGTGCTCTTGGTTGTTGGATTTCTTTCCTTGATTCCCCTTCGAAGCGGTATCCTTGTTCTCTGTTTTTGCCTCTCATCCATCTTTTGTATTGAGCCTGTTCAGGCTGATTCCAGCGAACTTCGCTCGGCCTTAGACGCGTATGCGGAAAAAGACTACGAGAACGCTTTAAGACATCTTCGGCTGCAATCCAATAGAAGTTCGCGAGACATACACCAGCAGGAGGTGCTTGGAGCAACATTATTTCGCCTTGAGAAGTACCAAGAAGCCGGTGAGGTGTTTCGTTCGATTGCAGCTGAATCGGAAACAGGCAGAACAATTGCTCAAGCGCTCTATAATGCTGGAAACAGCTATCTTGCAGAACAACGAGCTGAGGATGCGATTCAAGCATATGAAGAGGCTCTTGCGATTCATCCTGATGATGAAAAAGCGCTGCATAATTTAGAGCTTGCAAAAGCCCTCAAAGAGCAGCAGGAGGAACAGACTCAACAATCGAAAGATGACGAGCAAAACAATCAAGAACAGAGCCAAGAAAACGCTAAGAATGAAGAACAACGGTCAAACTCGGAGGAACAGCCTTCCTCGGATAACAACCCGCAACAAGATCAATCAACGAATCAACAAGAGGAGTCAGGAGAGCGAGAAGAGCACGGCAGTGAGAATCAATCAGAAGAGCCCTCGCCCCAGGAACAAAGGCAAGAACAACAGGCGAATCAAGAGGGAACGACCGATCAGAATGAAAATCAAGAGGGAATGGAGATAGCAAACGCAACAGAAGAGAGCGAACAAGATCTCGATGCCATGAGGAATGGGGCCAGGCTGTGGCTTGACTCTTTGCCACAGGCGCCAATTCTTCTCCCCTTGCACAAAGATGAAATGACGAAAGGAGGTCAAGAGTGGTAG
- a CDS encoding universal stress protein: MSILAKRGKAGMRRDSDKYFCGESHMAENVIIITTDLSEESSEALTQGIQHAKMTNAEVKVLYVAQKFELPVALQRQLNDPEAIKNMELTYQEDEEKLLAQFLAAHNVSDGVDPIVEFSEEPASEIICQYAKSLDARLIVMASQGKGTLGRIFLGSNTQKVVAQASCPILIIPPHKEDESS, translated from the coding sequence ATGTCCATCCTGGCTAAGAGAGGGAAAGCGGGGATGCGTAGGGATTCAGACAAGTACTTTTGTGGAGAGTCACACATGGCAGAAAACGTTATCATCATCACGACTGACCTTTCAGAAGAGTCCAGCGAGGCGCTTACCCAGGGAATACAACATGCCAAAATGACGAATGCGGAGGTTAAAGTTCTCTACGTGGCGCAAAAATTTGAGCTGCCAGTTGCACTACAACGACAGTTGAACGATCCAGAAGCCATTAAAAATATGGAGCTCACCTATCAGGAAGATGAAGAGAAGTTGCTAGCGCAATTTTTAGCCGCACACAATGTCTCTGATGGAGTGGACCCTATCGTGGAGTTTTCAGAAGAGCCAGCGAGTGAGATCATATGTCAGTATGCGAAGTCTCTTGATGCGAGACTGATTGTCATGGCCAGCCAAGGAAAAGGGACTCTGGGCAGAATCTTTCTGGGGAGTAATACCCAAAAAGTAGTAGCTCAGGCGAGCTGTCCAATTCTCATAATTCCGCCTCACAAGGAGGATGAGAGTTCCTAA
- the nadA gene encoding quinolinate synthase NadA produces the protein MNLEGLEHQAILEKMREGLAHLTPDAELQIKSELVYEILRLKRERNAIILGHNYMEPVLFHTIPDIVGDSLYLAQAAAATERDVIVFCGVRFMAETAKILNPTKTVLLPAQEAGCSLAASITAQDVRDLKSMFPGVPVVVYVNTYADVKAEADFCCTSGNAAAVLDAMESEEVLFLPDEFLARNTAEETGRGCVVVTRNASGELEAQPPVLPRTERGSVIAWHGKCEVHEQFQVEDITLARKQFPDIEVITHPESSPEVVHASDFSGSTTRMVQYVKESSKNHFLILTECSMGDNIIAENPEKKVAQLCNVRCPHMNQITLEDVVHALRNDVTLITVEEEVRQKALRSVERMIAIS, from the coding sequence ATGAATCTTGAAGGATTAGAGCATCAAGCGATATTAGAGAAAATGCGTGAGGGGCTGGCTCATCTAACGCCTGATGCTGAGCTTCAAATTAAATCAGAGCTCGTCTATGAGATTCTTCGGCTGAAGCGTGAGCGGAACGCGATTATTTTAGGCCATAATTATATGGAGCCAGTGCTCTTTCATACAATCCCAGATATTGTTGGTGATTCACTGTACTTGGCACAAGCTGCAGCTGCGACAGAGAGAGATGTTATAGTTTTTTGCGGCGTACGATTCATGGCGGAGACCGCAAAGATTCTTAATCCCACAAAGACGGTCTTGTTACCCGCTCAAGAAGCAGGATGCTCATTGGCAGCAAGCATTACGGCACAGGATGTACGCGATTTGAAAAGTATGTTTCCAGGCGTTCCGGTGGTTGTCTACGTGAACACCTATGCCGATGTAAAAGCTGAAGCGGATTTCTGTTGCACCTCTGGTAATGCAGCCGCGGTACTGGACGCTATGGAGAGTGAAGAAGTGCTCTTTCTTCCTGATGAGTTTTTGGCACGCAACACGGCTGAAGAGACTGGCAGAGGATGTGTGGTTGTTACCCGTAATGCTTCGGGAGAACTTGAGGCTCAACCTCCTGTGCTTCCAAGAACGGAGCGAGGGAGTGTAATTGCGTGGCATGGAAAATGCGAAGTCCATGAACAGTTTCAGGTGGAAGATATAACCCTCGCCCGCAAGCAATTTCCTGACATAGAGGTCATTACTCATCCTGAGAGCTCGCCAGAGGTCGTCCATGCCTCTGATTTTTCAGGAAGCACTACTCGCATGGTGCAATACGTTAAGGAATCATCGAAGAATCACTTCCTCATTCTTACGGAATGTAGCATGGGTGATAATATCATCGCCGAGAATCCGGAGAAAAAGGTCGCGCAACTCTGTAATGTGCGCTGTCCGCACATGAATCAGATTACCTTGGAAGATGTAGTCCATGCGCTTCGTAACGATGTAACTCTGATTACCGTGGAAGAAGAAGTGCGTCAAAAAGCGCTTCGTTCAGTTGAGCGGATGATCGCTATTTCCTAG